Proteins encoded by one window of Govania unica:
- the holA gene encoding DNA polymerase III subunit delta, producing MKLGPRDVDSQLRALDRRYAAVLVYGPNEGLVRERAETIARQVVPDLKDPFNVSNLTSSEIAADPARLGDEAAAMSMLGGRRVVRIDAAGEAVAGPLGFVLGDYKGDSLIVLAAGDLTPRSALRKLIEDAQNAVAIACYDDDARSIGDLIRASLEAQGLRIEQDAGRYLVDHLGSDRMVARGELEKLGLYKAADSDRMIRLADVEAIIGDSSSTAIDEVASATTGGDLPALDRALEKAFIQGETAVGLLRAVARRLLRLYEASGYLAEGARPDEAVKRLRPPLFFKDVSPFTTQLNRWSAERLVSAIRIVQDAETDAKSSLLPAETICARACLRIANAARAARG from the coding sequence ATGAAGCTCGGCCCGCGTGACGTCGACAGCCAACTCCGCGCCCTCGATCGCCGCTATGCAGCCGTGCTGGTCTATGGCCCGAACGAAGGGCTGGTGCGGGAACGCGCCGAGACCATCGCCCGTCAGGTGGTGCCGGATCTGAAAGACCCGTTCAATGTCTCGAACCTGACCTCGTCCGAGATTGCCGCCGACCCGGCTCGGCTTGGGGATGAGGCGGCGGCCATGTCCATGCTGGGCGGCCGCCGGGTGGTGCGCATCGATGCTGCTGGGGAGGCGGTGGCTGGACCGCTCGGCTTTGTGCTCGGCGACTATAAGGGCGACAGTCTCATTGTGCTCGCGGCCGGCGACCTCACCCCGCGCTCGGCCCTGCGCAAGCTGATTGAGGATGCTCAGAACGCGGTGGCCATCGCCTGCTATGACGATGATGCGCGCTCGATCGGTGATCTCATTCGCGCGTCGCTTGAGGCCCAGGGGCTCAGGATCGAGCAGGACGCCGGACGCTATCTTGTGGATCATCTCGGCAGCGACCGCATGGTGGCGCGCGGCGAACTCGAGAAACTCGGGCTCTATAAAGCGGCGGACAGCGACCGCATGATCCGGCTTGCCGATGTGGAGGCGATCATCGGCGACAGTTCCTCGACCGCCATCGACGAAGTGGCGTCGGCGACCACGGGGGGTGATCTTCCGGCCCTCGACCGGGCGCTCGAAAAGGCTTTTATTCAGGGTGAAACGGCGGTCGGTCTGTTGCGGGCGGTGGCGCGCCGCTTGCTTCGGTTATATGAAGCCTCAGGGTATCTCGCCGAAGGTGCGCGGCCCGATGAGGCGGTCAAACGCCTGCGTCCGCCGCTTTTTTTCAAGGACGTGTCACCCTTCACCACCCAGCTCAACCGCTGGTCGGCCGAGCGTCTGGTGTCCGCCATCCGCATCGTGCAGGACGCCGAAACCGATGCCAAATCCTCGCTTCTGCCCGCCGAAACCATCTGTGCCCGCGCCTGCCTCAGAATAGCCAACGCGGCCCGTGCGGCCCGGGGATAG
- a CDS encoding GntR family transcriptional regulator, translated as MTRNFDPSLPLYQQMAETLRHEIESGVYPLGSSLPTEAQLCESYAVSRHTARDALRLLEQAGYVSRRRGAGTYVEAVRPRSRYVQSLESIDDLFRYAHDTRFVIDDVKRLKPNATLAAFLDTPPGNPMLRLTGRRYPILSDRPFSLTEIYLDRKFESALPTIESHRGAICALLEELFPVRIKRIGQDIQALTLNDEDAARLEVKPGTAALKVVRRYYDSDGALLEVSSNLYAAARFTYSSWIDRDETA; from the coding sequence TTGACCCGCAACTTTGATCCAAGCCTGCCGCTGTATCAACAGATGGCGGAAACCTTGCGGCATGAAATTGAAAGCGGGGTCTATCCGCTCGGCTCAAGCCTGCCGACCGAGGCTCAATTGTGCGAAAGCTATGCCGTGAGCCGCCATACGGCGCGCGATGCGCTCCGGCTTCTCGAACAGGCGGGCTATGTGTCGCGGCGGCGCGGCGCCGGCACCTATGTCGAAGCGGTGCGGCCGCGCAGCCGCTATGTGCAGTCGCTTGAAAGCATCGACGATCTCTTTCGCTATGCCCATGACACACGCTTTGTCATTGATGACGTCAAGCGCCTGAAACCGAACGCGACCCTTGCCGCCTTTCTCGATACCCCGCCGGGCAATCCCATGCTGCGGCTCACCGGCCGCCGCTATCCGATCCTGAGCGACCGGCCGTTTTCACTGACTGAAATCTATCTCGACCGCAAATTTGAAAGCGCGCTACCGACCATCGAAAGCCATCGCGGCGCCATCTGCGCTCTTCTGGAAGAGCTGTTCCCCGTGCGCATCAAACGCATCGGCCAGGATATTCAGGCCCTCACCCTCAATGACGAGGACGCCGCCCGGCTCGAGGTCAAACCGGGCACGGCGGCGCTCAAGGTGGTGCGTCGCTATTACGACAGCGACGGCGCCTTGCTTGAGGTCTCAAGCAATCTCTACGCCGCCGCCCGCTTCACCTACAGCAGCTGGATCGACCGCGACGAAACCGCCTGA
- a CDS encoding MAPEG family protein: MTVAFDLTVLVSGLALLVYIWTMVLVGRARGRHGVKAPATEGPEDFQRVFRVQQNTLEQIVLFLPVLWLAYLSYMTIWPAVIGLLWPLGRVLYALSYKADPTKRGLGFMLTFLPSVALLILALVKSVLGLI, from the coding sequence ATGACGGTTGCATTTGATCTTACTGTGCTGGTAAGCGGGTTGGCGCTTCTGGTCTATATCTGGACCATGGTTCTCGTGGGGCGGGCGCGTGGACGTCATGGCGTCAAGGCTCCCGCGACTGAGGGGCCGGAGGACTTCCAGCGCGTGTTCCGTGTGCAGCAGAATACGCTTGAACAGATTGTCCTGTTTCTGCCGGTGCTGTGGCTCGCCTATCTGTCCTATATGACGATCTGGCCGGCGGTTATTGGACTGCTGTGGCCACTTGGGCGGGTGCTTTATGCCCTGTCCTATAAGGCTGATCCGACGAAACGCGGGCTCGGTTTCATGCTGACCTTTCTGCCGAGCGTGGCGCTTTTGATCCTGGCGTTGGTGAAATCAGTGCTCGGGCTTATCTGA
- a CDS encoding enoyl-CoA hydratase/isomerase family protein — translation MTTDLIYLAQDGDIATIVLNRADKKNALTQAMWETLPRLVATVENDPTVKILILKSADPSVFSAGADIAEFQEIAKDPARRESNRIAIREGQRALARMSKPTVAEIGGACVGGGCGLALACDIRMAATGARLGITPAKLGLVYSLQDAKHLLEVVGASHAKSILYSGRLVDSDEALRIGLINSVHAAEDLTNDVRRFAQSIADNSQWSVRGIKQVIRAILEGATDDTAETQDLFRQSFDGIDHAEGVAAFLARRKPDFPFR, via the coding sequence ATGACCACCGACCTGATCTATCTCGCCCAGGACGGCGATATCGCCACCATCGTGCTCAACCGGGCCGACAAGAAAAATGCCCTCACCCAAGCCATGTGGGAAACCCTGCCGCGCCTTGTGGCCACAGTCGAAAACGACCCGACCGTTAAGATCCTGATCCTCAAATCCGCCGACCCGAGCGTGTTTTCAGCCGGAGCCGACATCGCCGAATTTCAGGAAATCGCCAAGGACCCGGCGCGGCGCGAAAGCAACCGCATCGCCATTCGCGAAGGCCAACGCGCCCTCGCCCGCATGAGCAAACCCACCGTCGCGGAAATCGGCGGCGCTTGCGTCGGTGGCGGCTGCGGACTTGCGCTCGCCTGCGATATCCGCATGGCGGCAACCGGAGCACGTCTCGGCATCACTCCGGCCAAGCTCGGACTGGTCTACAGCCTGCAGGACGCAAAGCATCTGCTGGAGGTGGTCGGCGCGAGCCACGCCAAATCGATCCTCTATAGCGGTCGCCTTGTCGACAGCGACGAAGCCCTGCGCATCGGCCTCATCAACAGCGTCCATGCGGCTGAGGATCTCACCAACGATGTCCGCCGTTTCGCCCAGTCCATCGCCGACAATTCGCAATGGAGCGTGCGCGGCATCAAACAGGTGATCCGTGCCATTCTCGAAGGCGCCACCGACGACACGGCGGAAACCCAGGATCTGTTCCGCCAGAGCTTCGACGGCATCGACCATGCCGAAGGCGTCGCCGCCTTCCTCGCCCGCCGCAAACCGGACTTTCCGTTCAGATAA
- a CDS encoding trimeric intracellular cation channel family protein, with protein sequence MTLNLTAAIDLKYLLYICDMIGVGVFAITGGLMAARKGMDIFGFMVLGIVTAIGGGTTRDLILGLPVFWIEDPNYLLVATIAGGAMFFLGHVFSSLTRTLLWLDAAGMALFAVAGAGWAIAKDAPLSIVLFMGVVTACGGGMIRDVLAREVPLVFQREIYAIAALAGAATYGLLVFYTNFGAWAMTAGGAVAFIIRGLAIHFDLSLPVYQTKDMRK encoded by the coding sequence ATGACACTCAATCTCACCGCCGCCATTGATCTGAAATATCTGCTCTATATCTGCGACATGATCGGGGTCGGGGTGTTCGCCATCACCGGCGGCCTGATGGCGGCGCGGAAGGGCATGGATATTTTCGGCTTCATGGTGCTTGGCATCGTCACCGCCATTGGCGGCGGAACCACCCGCGATCTCATTCTCGGCCTGCCGGTGTTCTGGATCGAGGACCCGAATTATCTGCTTGTGGCGACCATCGCGGGCGGTGCCATGTTTTTCCTTGGCCATGTGTTTTCGTCGCTCACCCGCACGCTGTTGTGGCTCGATGCTGCCGGAATGGCGCTGTTTGCGGTGGCCGGGGCCGGTTGGGCCATCGCCAAGGACGCGCCCTTGTCCATCGTCCTGTTCATGGGCGTGGTCACCGCCTGCGGCGGCGGCATGATCCGCGATGTTCTGGCCCGCGAAGTGCCGTTGGTGTTTCAGCGCGAGATATATGCCATCGCCGCGCTCGCTGGTGCCGCCACCTATGGGCTGTTGGTATTTTATACAAACTTTGGCGCCTGGGCCATGACGGCGGGCGGTGCTGTCGCCTTCATCATCCGTGGGCTCGCCATCCATTTCGACCTGTCCCTGCCGGTCTATCAGACGAAAGACATGCGTAAATGA
- a CDS encoding MFS transporter codes for MTDARHTRWLTVAALVLTGVVSAAQMFKYAPALPLIRAELGIGLVAGGWLISLANMLGATVGVAAGLMADRFGQRRMLLSGLLIFALSTGLGAFAASVPLLFVSRFFEGCGFLCIVISAASLIARECQPQDRSLALTIWGCYNPIGGTLLLVAAPFVMQAVGWRGLWLALSVLTLVTLLLVLLARPRARPSGLMPVAISANLRLAAAVPGSWLIGASFGLYTLQYIVVMSWLPSVMVETRHMPLGTAGLLTALAVGVNIIGNLIAGWGLKQNIRHGVLIGATGALMAASAAVIFSDLPDLWRYLGCISLSLWGGMLPGSVLASVPVLAPSPSQIGAVNGFAVQGSNIGLLLGPPIAGAIVALTGTWNNLLLLFLVASAAIMVAGMQLARLEARANRDPHEA; via the coding sequence ATGACTGACGCCCGCCACACCCGGTGGCTGACGGTGGCCGCGCTCGTCCTCACCGGCGTGGTCAGCGCGGCCCAGATGTTCAAATATGCCCCGGCCCTGCCCCTCATCCGGGCCGAGCTTGGGATCGGGCTTGTGGCCGGGGGCTGGCTGATCTCTCTCGCCAATATGCTTGGGGCCACGGTCGGCGTCGCCGCCGGTCTCATGGCCGACCGCTTCGGCCAGCGCCGCATGCTGCTGAGCGGACTTCTGATCTTTGCTCTCAGCACCGGCCTTGGCGCTTTCGCCGCCTCGGTTCCGCTGCTGTTTGTCAGCCGCTTTTTCGAAGGCTGCGGATTTCTCTGCATCGTGATTTCGGCCGCGTCGCTGATCGCCCGCGAATGTCAGCCACAGGACCGCTCACTCGCCCTCACCATCTGGGGCTGTTACAACCCGATCGGCGGCACTCTGCTGCTGGTCGCCGCGCCCTTTGTCATGCAGGCCGTCGGCTGGCGTGGACTTTGGCTGGCGCTGTCCGTTCTGACCTTGGTGACCTTGCTGCTTGTGCTCCTGGCCCGCCCCCGCGCGCGGCCGTCTGGGTTGATGCCGGTGGCGATTTCCGCCAATCTGCGGCTCGCTGCGGCGGTCCCCGGCTCCTGGCTCATCGGCGCGAGCTTCGGGCTTTATACCCTCCAATATATCGTGGTCATGAGCTGGCTGCCGAGCGTCATGGTCGAAACCCGCCATATGCCCCTTGGCACAGCCGGCTTGCTGACGGCCCTTGCCGTCGGTGTCAATATCATCGGTAATCTGATTGCCGGTTGGGGGCTTAAACAAAACATCCGCCATGGCGTGTTGATCGGCGCGACGGGGGCCTTGATGGCGGCCTCGGCCGCAGTGATTTTCTCCGACCTTCCGGATCTTTGGCGCTATCTCGGCTGCATATCCTTGTCGCTTTGGGGCGGCATGCTGCCGGGTTCGGTCCTTGCCTCGGTCCCCGTACTGGCCCCGAGCCCGTCGCAGATCGGCGCCGTCAATGGCTTTGCCGTTCAGGGCTCCAACATCGGGCTGCTGCTTGGGCCGCCCATCGCCGGGGCGATCGTGGCCCTGACCGGAACATGGAACAATCTGCTTCTTCTCTTTCTTGTGGCCAGCGCCGCCATTATGGTGGCGGGCATGCAGCTCGCCCGCCTTGAAGCGCGCGCAAACCGGGACCCGCATGAGGCATGA
- a CDS encoding FAD-dependent monooxygenase: MTDSSTRPDFPFRRPPELDGPVTRQPVVIAGGGPVGLTLALELARRKVPSLVLEADKTVAEGSRAICFSRRTVEILDALGAADGVMAMALPWLHGRSYYRNHEVYKLTMPHGENDKFFPMVNLQQYSLELALIDRVLAEPLIDLRWQNRVTAVTQQDDHVTLEVETPAGSYRLEADWLVAADGARSTVRRQLNLPLQGQSYEGRYLIADIHMPSSSPTERRAWFDPPSNPGATILMHKQPGDIWRIDYQLNDDEDEAAELAPARIHARVAEHLAFIKETAPWTLVWASVYKAHCLCLDNYVQNRVIFAGDAAHLVPIFGVRGLNSGIADANNLGWKLSAVIDGQAPAALLASYNSERRAATFEVFEMAGKSTVFMTPPSRGYSLMREAALQLAVHHDFTRPLINPRQSTPFRYDAATDDPAFEAGPRPGALYENRHLPDGGFLSDKLGRDFTLLLFGDGPAPARPDLTVIRLTDATSRALYDAAADSAYLLRPDNHVAARFKHLGDPAVLLTAIAHALGQGDKS; encoded by the coding sequence ATGACAGACAGCTCGACCAGGCCCGATTTTCCCTTTCGCCGGCCACCGGAACTCGACGGGCCGGTCACGCGCCAGCCGGTGGTCATTGCGGGCGGCGGCCCGGTCGGGCTCACGCTCGCCCTCGAACTCGCCCGCCGCAAGGTCCCGTCGCTGGTGCTTGAAGCCGACAAGACCGTGGCCGAAGGCAGCCGCGCCATCTGTTTTTCCCGGCGTACCGTTGAAATTCTTGATGCCCTGGGTGCGGCGGACGGCGTCATGGCAATGGCCCTGCCCTGGCTCCATGGCCGGTCCTATTATCGCAACCATGAAGTCTACAAGCTGACCATGCCCCATGGGGAGAATGACAAATTCTTCCCCATGGTCAATCTGCAACAATACAGCCTCGAACTCGCGCTCATTGACCGCGTGCTGGCCGAACCGCTGATTGATCTGCGCTGGCAAAACCGCGTCACCGCCGTCACCCAGCAGGACGATCATGTGACGCTTGAGGTGGAGACCCCGGCCGGCTCCTACCGCCTTGAGGCCGACTGGCTCGTCGCCGCCGACGGTGCTCGGAGCACGGTGCGCCGCCAGCTCAATCTGCCGCTTCAGGGCCAATCCTATGAAGGCCGCTATCTGATTGCCGATATTCACATGCCGTCCAGCTCCCCTACCGAGCGCCGGGCCTGGTTCGATCCGCCGTCGAATCCCGGCGCCACCATTCTCATGCACAAACAACCGGGCGACATCTGGCGCATCGATTACCAGTTGAACGACGACGAGGATGAAGCCGCCGAACTCGCCCCCGCGCGCATCCATGCCCGCGTCGCCGAGCATCTCGCCTTCATCAAGGAAACCGCGCCCTGGACCCTCGTCTGGGCCAGCGTCTACAAGGCGCATTGCCTGTGCCTTGATAATTACGTGCAGAACCGCGTGATTTTTGCCGGAGATGCCGCCCATCTGGTGCCGATCTTCGGCGTGCGCGGGCTCAATTCCGGCATCGCCGACGCCAATAATCTCGGCTGGAAACTGAGCGCCGTGATTGACGGCCAGGCCCCCGCCGCCTTGCTCGCGAGCTACAACAGCGAACGCCGCGCCGCCACCTTTGAAGTGTTCGAAATGGCGGGCAAAAGCACCGTCTTCATGACCCCGCCGAGCCGAGGCTACAGCCTCATGCGCGAGGCCGCCCTTCAGCTCGCGGTCCATCATGACTTCACCCGCCCGCTGATCAATCCACGGCAATCGACTCCGTTCCGCTATGATGCTGCCACTGACGACCCGGCTTTTGAGGCTGGTCCGCGTCCCGGCGCGCTTTATGAAAACCGTCACCTGCCGGACGGCGGCTTTCTCTCGGATAAACTCGGCCGCGATTTCACCCTGTTGCTGTTCGGCGACGGCCCGGCCCCCGCGCGCCCCGATCTCACCGTGATCCGGCTCACCGACGCTACAAGCCGGGCGCTGTATGACGCTGCCGCCGACAGCGCCTATCTGTTGCGGCCGGACAATCACGTGGCCGCCCGCTTCAAGCATCTCGGGGACCCCGCCGTCCTTCTGACCGCCATCGCCCATGCCCTCGGCCAGGGAGACAAGTCATGA
- a CDS encoding MarR family winged helix-turn-helix transcriptional regulator, with protein MDRPNPSPEPLSGAEATAPFVEDYLSYLLARASHLVSHEFHARLTEAGLSVPVWRVLAVLYDRDNLVIGVLARMVLLKQPTLSKALDRMIADGLVTRSPSTNDRRRVHVEITAHGRALVEQHIKVAKDLEAEALAEFSATEIATIKTVLRSLIAKLDKKPGDDSE; from the coding sequence ATGGACCGGCCCAACCCTTCCCCCGAGCCTTTGTCCGGAGCCGAAGCCACGGCGCCTTTTGTCGAGGATTACCTGTCCTATCTTCTGGCCCGGGCGAGCCATCTCGTCAGTCACGAATTCCACGCCAGACTGACGGAGGCCGGACTGTCGGTGCCCGTCTGGCGGGTGCTCGCGGTGCTGTATGATCGCGACAATCTGGTCATCGGCGTGCTCGCCCGCATGGTGCTTCTGAAGCAGCCGACGCTGAGCAAGGCCCTCGACCGCATGATCGCCGACGGTCTGGTCACCCGCAGCCCCTCCACCAACGACCGCCGCCGCGTGCATGTGGAGATCACCGCCCATGGCCGCGCGCTGGTCGAACAGCATATCAAAGTCGCCAAAGACCTAGAGGCCGAGGCGCTGGCCGAGTTCAGCGCCACTGAGATCGCCACCATCAAAACCGTACTCCGCAGCCTGATCGCCAAATTGGACAAGAAACCTGGAGACGACAGCGAATGA
- a CDS encoding response regulator transcription factor — translation MAVAIVDDDDLFRESLRLNLEDEGFAVEDFSNGLDALRYLAGHHDIGVVLLDWKMPEIDGLAVLHRLRAAGNGVPVIFLTVLSDEIYEEAALEGGAVDFVEKSRSFSIVLKRIALIESGAKTPGVLPSAEPRSETMAFGALVLWPHSKRVVWRDKTVELTVREFDIVAMMTERRGHNVTYRDIYDTVHGKGFLAGDGNEGLRNTVRAIIKRIRQKFRAVDSEFDVIENYPGFGYRWRGDGHDG, via the coding sequence ATGGCGGTGGCGATTGTCGATGATGACGATTTGTTCCGGGAGTCGCTGCGACTTAATCTTGAAGATGAAGGCTTTGCTGTCGAGGATTTCAGCAATGGCCTCGATGCGCTCCGCTATCTTGCCGGTCATCACGATATTGGCGTGGTGTTGCTCGATTGGAAAATGCCCGAGATTGATGGTCTGGCCGTGCTCCATCGGCTGCGTGCGGCGGGCAACGGGGTGCCGGTGATTTTCCTCACGGTGCTGAGCGATGAAATCTATGAAGAGGCGGCGCTTGAAGGCGGGGCCGTGGATTTCGTTGAAAAATCCCGTAGTTTTTCCATTGTGCTGAAGCGCATCGCCCTTATTGAAAGCGGCGCGAAAACACCGGGCGTTCTGCCGTCGGCCGAGCCGCGTTCGGAAACCATGGCCTTCGGCGCGCTGGTTTTATGGCCGCACAGCAAGCGCGTGGTCTGGCGTGACAAGACGGTCGAACTGACTGTGCGCGAATTCGATATCGTCGCCATGATGACCGAGCGGCGCGGCCATAATGTCACCTACCGCGATATATACGACACCGTGCATGGCAAGGGATTTCTGGCCGGGGATGGCAATGAGGGGCTGCGCAATACGGTGCGCGCCATCATCAAGCGCATTCGCCAGAAATTCCGTGCCGTTGATTCCGAATTTGACGTGATCGAGAACTACCCCGGGTTTGGCTATCGCTGGCGGGGTGATGGCCATGACGGCTGA
- a CDS encoding sensor histidine kinase, with amino-acid sequence MTAEAKPVARRQRWWEVSLATRLIILVLIFLAVPVVLYRLFEAADDDKRILLLDSVYERGRLTMEVLRQQLETGGTNALPVIADQLQVLGAPDTVLRLFFRPGPTDQGGEAGFFYVAAAPARPVEELAREQAEMQRLGIFDRLGAACRDGVPQAARHQLGSAREEVVISVTPLQTPGGCWTLVTAFSTAAFRDSSIGRPYWETEEIRFGAVIYLGLFLVMATVLWSVWRGLKRLTARARLIREQGGSSTRLAHGFTELGGPREVNEVAEELDRLVQTLDSTAQTLREISHENAHAFKTPVAVIRQAIEPIKRRAEEPRLKRAVEVIELSLEKLDELIASAWRVDELMADLLHPPQQKVDLSSLLERLGRDYATLAQARRVTVLSQVEPGIDVRGSLDMLEAIIENLVDNAVSFTPSGGRVQLELAGDRGFAVLSVSDNGPGVSEDQVTRIFDRYFTTRSQGHKGAPGGHLGLGLWIVKRNVDALGGSIVARNRSEGGLKITLRLPRLGNLY; translated from the coding sequence ATGACGGCTGAGGCAAAACCGGTCGCGCGCCGGCAGCGTTGGTGGGAGGTCTCCCTCGCCACGCGGCTGATCATTCTCGTGCTGATTTTTCTTGCCGTGCCGGTCGTGCTCTATCGTCTGTTCGAGGCCGCCGACGACGACAAGCGCATCCTGTTGCTTGACAGTGTGTATGAACGCGGCCGCCTGACCATGGAGGTCTTGCGTCAGCAGCTTGAGACCGGGGGCACCAATGCCCTGCCGGTGATCGCCGATCAGTTGCAGGTGCTTGGTGCGCCGGATACCGTGCTCCGGCTGTTCTTCCGGCCGGGCCCCACCGATCAGGGTGGCGAGGCGGGGTTTTTCTATGTGGCGGCGGCTCCGGCCCGGCCGGTGGAGGAACTGGCGCGCGAACAGGCGGAGATGCAGCGACTGGGCATTTTCGATCGCCTCGGTGCGGCCTGCCGGGATGGTGTGCCGCAGGCGGCCCGCCATCAATTGGGTTCGGCGCGGGAGGAAGTGGTGATTTCGGTCACGCCGCTGCAAACGCCGGGCGGCTGCTGGACTTTGGTCACGGCCTTTTCCACCGCGGCCTTCCGCGACAGTTCGATTGGCAGGCCCTATTGGGAAACTGAGGAAATCCGCTTCGGTGCAGTGATTTATCTCGGTCTGTTTCTGGTCATGGCGACGGTGTTGTGGAGCGTCTGGCGCGGGCTCAAACGCTTGACGGCGCGGGCGCGGCTGATCCGGGAGCAGGGCGGCAGTTCGACCCGGCTTGCCCATGGCTTCACCGAGCTTGGCGGGCCGCGCGAAGTCAATGAGGTGGCGGAGGAGCTCGATCGTCTGGTGCAGACTCTCGACAGCACGGCCCAGACCCTGCGTGAGATTTCCCACGAAAACGCCCATGCCTTCAAGACGCCGGTGGCGGTCATCCGTCAGGCGATCGAGCCGATCAAGCGGCGGGCCGAGGAACCCCGTCTCAAAAGAGCCGTGGAGGTGATCGAGCTGTCGCTTGAAAAGCTGGATGAACTGATTGCCAGCGCCTGGCGGGTTGATGAGCTGATGGCGGATCTGCTGCATCCGCCGCAACAGAAGGTGGATCTGTCGAGTTTGCTCGAACGGCTTGGGCGCGATTATGCGACGCTCGCGCAGGCGCGGCGCGTCACGGTGCTGAGCCAGGTCGAGCCCGGCATCGATGTGCGTGGCAGTCTCGATATGCTTGAGGCGATCATTGAAAATCTGGTCGATAACGCGGTCAGTTTCACCCCGTCGGGTGGCCGTGTGCAGCTTGAGCTTGCAGGCGACCGGGGCTTTGCGGTGCTCAGCGTGTCGGACAATGGTCCGGGGGTCTCCGAAGATCAGGTGACGCGCATTTTCGATCGCTATTTCACCACGCGCTCTCAGGGGCATAAGGGCGCCCCGGGTGGTCACCTTGGGCTTGGCCTCTGGATCGTGAAACGCAATGTGGATGCCCTTGGCGGCTCGATTGTCGCCCGCAACCGCAGCGAGGGCGGATTGAAAATCACCTTGCGCTTGCCGCGTCTGGGCAACCTGTATTAA
- a CDS encoding acyl-homoserine-lactone synthase — MDITVGAATVGQKGKPEEAYVVAAKSRGDDRGSIDIVPADTPGLLERVYRLRYDVYCVANQFEDRAHQIAGYEQDKYDQYSVHSLLMDSESGAELGTVRLILPNDEVSLPTLQVSPTVAEAAGLLFPQATTAEASRFLRAVDVSGSASGQRESARETLALMTAIVQMCASQGMTHVLALVTKPMLRFLNRFALAFKPIGEPVEFHGLRYAAILDLTTDLSVVAAERPDVWRTLTADGLYYNSLHPDL; from the coding sequence GTGGACATTACTGTCGGGGCTGCAACGGTTGGCCAGAAGGGCAAGCCGGAAGAGGCTTATGTCGTCGCTGCAAAGAGCAGGGGTGACGATCGGGGAAGCATCGACATCGTGCCGGCGGATACTCCGGGTTTGCTCGAGCGCGTCTATCGTTTGCGCTATGACGTTTATTGTGTTGCCAATCAATTCGAAGACCGGGCGCACCAGATTGCCGGGTACGAACAGGATAAATACGACCAGTATTCGGTCCATAGTTTGCTGATGGACAGCGAGAGCGGGGCTGAGCTTGGAACTGTCCGCTTGATCCTGCCGAATGACGAGGTTTCGCTGCCCACACTTCAGGTGTCGCCGACGGTTGCCGAGGCGGCCGGGCTGCTGTTTCCGCAGGCGACGACTGCCGAAGCTTCGCGGTTTCTGCGGGCGGTTGATGTTTCCGGCTCGGCGTCGGGACAGCGGGAGTCGGCGCGTGAGACGCTCGCGCTCATGACCGCCATCGTGCAGATGTGCGCGTCGCAAGGCATGACCCATGTGCTGGCGCTGGTGACCAAGCCGATGTTGCGATTTCTGAACAGGTTTGCTCTGGCTTTCAAGCCGATCGGAGAGCCTGTTGAATTTCATGGCCTGCGCTATGCGGCCATTCTCGACCTAACGACGGACCTGTCCGTCGTTGCTGCCGAACGGCCGGATGTCTGGCGGACCCTCACGGCGGACGGGTTATATTATAACTCGCTCCACCCTGATCTCTGA
- a CDS encoding Lrp/AsnC family transcriptional regulator, with amino-acid sequence MRIPLDAIDLRILEILQQDAGLANTDLAEKVGLSPAPCWRRVKRLEDTGIINRRVAILDPDAVGLPIVVFASVKLTSHGADALEQFENAVLAFAEVTECYTVSGGMDFLLRVVTTSMRAYEAFLREQVLRMPGVSEVHSRFVVTQVKYTTALPVRHINTAQDDRRDG; translated from the coding sequence ATGCGCATACCCTTAGACGCTATTGATCTCCGCATCCTTGAAATTCTGCAACAAGACGCGGGACTCGCCAATACCGACCTTGCGGAAAAGGTCGGCCTGTCCCCAGCCCCTTGCTGGCGGCGGGTCAAGCGGCTTGAGGACACGGGAATCATCAATCGCCGGGTGGCCATTCTCGACCCCGACGCCGTCGGCCTGCCCATCGTGGTGTTCGCCAGCGTCAAACTGACCTCGCATGGGGCCGACGCGCTCGAACAGTTCGAAAACGCCGTGCTGGCCTTTGCCGAAGTGACCGAATGCTACACCGTAAGCGGCGGCATGGATTTCCTGCTCCGGGTCGTCACCACCAGCATGCGCGCCTATGAAGCTTTTCTGCGCGAGCAGGTCCTGCGCATGCCGGGCGTGAGCGAAGTGCATTCGCGCTTTGTCGTGACCCAGGTCAAATACACCACGGCCCTGCCGGTGCGCCATATCAACACCGCCCAAGATGACCGCCGCGACGGCTGA